GATTCTCTTACAAACATTGTCTCCTCTGCTGCATAAAAGattcttattattttgttttgcttttattttgtttcagttttgcttttgttttgcttcatttttgcatttattttgctttttcttttgttttaataaaaggCTTGGCCTGTAATATAGCAACTTTTTGATGGTTTTGGTACGTGAACGATATTGTACAGTGAGCAAATTGTGATACctataaaatgaataataattattaagatGGATAATTGAATACTACCAATGGTATTTTATTTTGGTGAAACATAGAAGAGATTCACGTGAAATTTCAAGAGATCATGCGACAACTCACATGTGGTAGGTACGGTTATTGCATAAGGAATGTTATTGCATAAGGCAGATGATAAATAAGTTGTGTGGAAAAGCATATTGGTAGAATTAAgataacatttaaatatatgaaataccAGAATGATTATAATTGTGTGAAAAAGTATATgcttttcttcaaaataaacatataattaattgacAATACCATTGAAATTCTAAATTTTGACACTGGATAATTAAATCTCATGTTCATTCCTTAATTCATAGCTATTTTGGCtttcgttttgtttttattttctttaaaaaggtACTAATTTTGATATGCGCTTTTAAAGTGcggaaataatttttatttacacatttattaatatgtttatttgttcATTAATATCTTAGAcgttcaatttttaatatttatctcaaatactattagTCAAAAAGGTGTAATAATATTATTGTAATACTATTGTTATTGTTAACATTAAACTATTGTtattgtaattaataacaatttttaaatagcaataatatttttttcttgttagaCAAAAATATCGCTTTACAATtccaatacaaattatatttgtttttagctgaaaattaattgcaaactgtgttgatttaataaataattttatttatttcaaatattattagtcaaaaagtgtaattaataacaatttacatatattttcgtcattttttaatctgtgtaaaAACACATTTATacgaaaatgaagaaaataacatataaagATGAAAATAACAATAGGTTGGAAACGTTCATAGGAAAATTTGATTGTTGCTCTAGTAGCTGtaaccttttttaaaaaaaaaaataatgttctGAAGCctctgatttaaaaaaaaaaaatcaaggaaACGttaacaaaagagaagaagttAGTGTATCTagggattttgaaaaaaaattaggaaagcTAAAGTGtgattgataaaattaataGCAGTAAGAGCTTTAAATAGTCCTAAAGTCTTCAAAGCCTTGAAAGTTTAACACATGGGTTTTTGGTTAAAGATTTCTAAAGATTGTCAATTAATTTAGAAGATTGATAGAAGTAGCATGGAGAAGTTCAAAAATAACTACAAACATGAGGCATCTACGAGGTGCAACATTTTCTTATGCCAAGTGAAAGCGTCAAACCGTAAACACACAATTATTTTTGCTCATCAATTACTACCTAAACATATATAGGACCATCATCATACTCTTAGGTTCAGTGTCACTTGGTGACCTCTTTGGTCACTGGAGGCACCTCGACTGGGCCGTTGCAGTTGCCATCGTCCAGAAGGGCCGACATGGGCTTCTCTTTATCATCAGACACATCTTTGGGGCTCAAGAAACTCGGCTGGTTCGTTGAAGACAGCAGCCTCGCCCACATCCTGTCTGTGATCACTACATTGTTCTGTTTCTCCGTTATTCTCTGCAACATCACAACCATTCCACACAAAACAAATGACGATGACAATTATGAAAATGATGGCTACCGTGGATGATACGTTTAATAACACCATTGGATCATTCAAGATTTTTAAATAGGTTTTGTAACTTACGTAGAAGGGAATATAGGTTTGTCTTCCGTTCACTAGACCACTGACGTAGCCAGTGTATCCAGCCATTGCACCGTGCACTGCGCTCTGAGCAAGAAGTGTACAATAAACATTGTCTGAAGCATTGCTAGGAACAGCACGGATCATGTATGTTGGATCTGAAATCAAAGACAATGGAGATTAATGCGCAAAGGAACTCATAGTGGAGAGAGTGAAAGTGATATGAAAAGTACCAATGTACTTGAGGttcatcaccatcttcttctgaTTAAAATGATCCTACAAACCAAGTaacaaaaaccaaattttaacCACTTGGTTTGGTTTAATCTGATTCTACTTCTTCTGTGTAATTTGTGGCTTTACCTTGATGCTTTGAGACAGCCAAAGACCAACATCGTTAAGAAGTTTGTTACCAGAAGCATCTTTGAGAGTCATAGACTCCATGCTCTTGGACATGAGATCTTGTCCAGCACCTTCTGCAATCACAAGCACCATGTGACCGCTCTCCTTGAGACGTTTCTCTATGTACTCAAACAGTCCACCTTCTCCTTCCAGGTAAAATGGTGACTCCGGAATCAAACAGCAGTCCACATCTCTGCTTGCTAGAGTAGCGTACATCGCTATGAACcctgtttaaaaaataaagtgcACGCACTTGTCAGATACTCTAACAAGAGAGCTTGATCAAGCGAGAAAGAGTATATTATTACATACCGCTGTAGCGACCCATAAGCTTGACAACACCGATACCATTCTCTATACTCTCAGCTTCCACATGTGCTGCATTGATAGCTCGTTGAGCCTCTTCTACAGCTGtgtcaaacccaaaagatttGTCTATCACCTGCAACCAAAAGAGACTTTTTTAGTTCCTCTATGAAGGTGAAGTGAGGTAAGAGAGAGGGATACACAACATACAGGTATGTCATTATCGATTGTTTTTGGGATTCCAACAACTGCAACTTTCAAGCCACGTCTTCTAACTTCCTACATGGTATTACCAAAATCACAAGATCAGCATAAACTTTTAAAGCTTACAAACTTGCAATGGTTACAATGGGATTTCACTACCTCAAATATAGCGGACGCGCCTCGCTGTGTTCCATCTCCACCTATAATGTAAACCTGGACGATGACAAAAACATCAAGAacttatgtttatatatgtacCTTTAGTGGCGGTTATAATCCAAAAACCTGATTGATTCCTCGGTCTTGGATGCTGTCAACTATCTTTGTGGTGTCATGGCCACCTCGTGAGGTCCCAAGGATGGTCCCTCCTCGCTTATGGATATCATTTACGACTTTAGAGTCCAAGGGGACAGTGTTCTTAGCATAAAAGCCTCTATATCCACCCtgaccaaacaaaaaagatTCAAGCTGAAACAAACAAGTACGTGAATgtgtggatatatatatatatatatatatatatattataataatcatGAAAACTTACATCTATTCCCAGTATTCTCTTAACGCCATACATGTAAGATAGACTGCTCACAATTTCCCTAATCACGGTATTGAGACCAGGACAAAGACCCCCACAGGTAACAATGCAAGCATGGACTTCATCAGATTCGAAGTAGACCTGCAGAGAGAGATAAGTCAACAAAGGATCCTATTTCAAAATGAAGCAACTGAACAAAaaggaggaaaaaaaaaaccttttgaCGTGGCCCGGCTCGTCTAAAGTGAATTCCTCTTGGACCATCCTTGTGAACAACGATCTAAACAAAAAGGAGAAGAGGCAATAAGTGAGCTATGGATTCTCAAGGCTgccaaaccaaaattatatgtataccTTCTGAGGGACAGTGTCATCAGCATGAACAAAGTATTGCCTAGAAATATTccacaaacaaaaagaaac
This Raphanus sativus cultivar WK10039 unplaced genomic scaffold, ASM80110v3 Scaffold1188, whole genome shotgun sequence DNA region includes the following protein-coding sequences:
- the LOC130503866 gene encoding ATP-dependent 6-phosphofructokinase 3; this encodes MSTLENSKPKIITGSGGYVLEDVPHLSDYLPGLPTYHNPLQDNPAYSVVKQYFVHADDTVPQKIVVHKDGPRGIHFRRAGPRQKVYFESDEVHACIVTCGGLCPGLNTVIREIVSSLSYMYGVKRILGIDGGYRGFYAKNTVPLDSKVVNDIHKRGGTILGTSRGGHDTTKIVDSIQDRGINQVYIIGGDGTQRGASAIFEEVRRRGLKVAVVGIPKTIDNDIPVIDKSFGFDTAVEEAQRAINAAHVEAESIENGIGVVKLMGRYSGFIAMYATLASRDVDCCLIPESPFYLEGEGGLFEYIEKRLKESGHMVLVIAEGAGQDLMSKSMESMTLKDASGNKLLNDVGLWLSQSIKDHFNQKKMVMNLKYIDPTYMIRAVPSNASDNVYCTLLAQSAVHGAMAGYTGYVSGLVNGRQTYIPFYRITEKQNNVVITDRMWARLLSSTNQPSFLSPKDVSDDKEKPMSALLDDGNCNGPVEVPPVTKEVTK